The DNA window GCCTTTAgtttaagttaaatatatttgagttttttgaaaagtttgtCTGCGTTTAGtttaagtgaaatatttatttattatttcacaaaTGCCGGGTGCATTGACCATTAGGCCATAAAACCGCGGGCTCTCCAATATTTCTcgacaacacaattaaaattggTTAGTGCAGAGCAGTCGTCCAGATGAGTAGCGTCCATGACTTGTCCAGAGTTACATAAAGTGCAGGTCGGGGAATCCTTCTGTTGAAAGCGGAACAAATAGGCACTGAGACAATCGTGTCCTGTTAAAAGTCTAAAAGCAGCCACAGCAGCAGCTCGAGGAGTATTTGGGATACAGTGGGACTCATTGCACAGTCTCCCCCAGGGTTTACCTTCAGCTGCCCGGGAAGCAACACGGCGAAACGCATCCCTATGCACCCTCTTGATCTCCAATCCAGCAGAGTGGAGCGACAAGGGTACACGCAGGGTTtccaactcctaaaaatgtttcccccTAAACTCAACTCATAAAACCTCTAAAaaccccctaaatgacgtcagaaagtcacgtgatccTTTGACTGTGACGTCACACATGGGATTAAAAGGTCACGTGACCACTGCTATTTTTCCCGCATAAGTGAGTAAGGGCATTTGTATCATTTTtgtcatttctgatcaaaaccaTGGATTATAAAGGCTCAAAAAAGACtgcataagtaaataaataaatgaaacaatcgaaaaattaCGTTTCCaaaggtaaaataaaaacatttttacctgataaaaccctaaaattaaaacccctaaatttaccccaaaaaattttatccccctaaaaaaatcccattctaaaattttccccctaaatttagggggaaaacgcCCAAGTTGGCAACCCTGGATCCACGAGAGCTTTGGAGAATATTACATCCCTTCTTGGCCAAGAAGTCGGCTTTCTCATTTCCGGGCAGACCACAGTGGGATGGTACCCACTGAAAAGCCACAGTTTTCTCAATACCCCTCAGGAGTTTTTTACAACTCTGAATACGAGACCCCTTACTTTCATGGTTATTACTAGACAAAGCCTGTAAAGCAGAGGTCGAGTCTGAAAGTATTACTGCTTTTTGGAATGGGTACAGATGTGAAGCAAGTTGTTGTAATGCCACATGAATGGCCTCAAGTTCTCCATCGAAATGGGTTGTGAAAGATccaacatgttgataaaaagaaaaatagtcacACAATATTCCAACGCCGGCACCCCGGGAAAAATCCAACAGGGACCCATCAGTATAGATGTGAAGCCATTCGTCAGGAGGGAAACGAGTGTTAATTGTTTCCAAGGCAATAGCGAGCCTTGTAGGCAATAGCGAGTTCAGTAGGATTTAGGTCTCGTTTTTTTGCGTCCAGAACCAAGTCTAGTCTGACATCGAGATCCAAATGGTTTAGTGGGTTCGCAAAAGACAGAAGTTCAATGGGAGCATCATTAATGTCATTGTATTGGGAGTTCTCACGAACACATTGAATGAAACCTCTCCGAGTCTTTAGATTACGAATTCCACAATGACTGTAATCTCTCCAGAAATTGTTTGGGAGTCTAGTTAATCTATTATATAGAATGGCTGCATTCCTCTGTATTAAATTAGTCATTGGTTGTTGGTTACAAAGTAATTGCATGGAAAGCACAGGAGTAGTTTTAATTCCTCCCGTAATCCTGCGGAGCACTTGGTTTTGGAAGGTGTCAAGGGGTTTCATGACTTTGTCCGAGGCTGTGATCAAAACTTCATTGCAGTAATTCAGAACCGGCTGAATATAGCTCGTGTAAGCTGTATTCAAAGTTCCTCTACTACATCCCCATTTAACTCCCGCTAGTCTTTTGAGAATGGGAAGTCTCTTCCTTGCTTTTGAAATGACATGCTCAACATGTTTAGCCCAATTCAGTTTACTGTCAAGGATGCATCCAAGATATGTTGAAGCATCCTTATTTTGTAGGATAATACCATTAGAGACAAGACAGGGAGTAAAGAGTTGCCTATTTAAAGTAAAGAATTGGCAAGTAGTCTTCAAAAAGTTTATAGTCATGTTGTTTTCCTCACACCATGAATCCAGTCTTTCGAGTGTCAAATTCAAGATAGTATTTAAATTGGGCTGATCTTTTTTTGATGCACTGCACCAAATAGCAAGGTCGTCAGCAAAGAGAGCTGTCTTAGTCAACCCATCAGAAGTCAAGATGTCGGGAAGGTCATTAACAAAGATGTTGAATAATGTATGGCAAATCACTGTACCTTGTGGAAGACCAGTTTCAGTTCGTTTATAACAAGAAGTGGCTTCACCAAAACGAGTGGCACAGAAACGCTGGGAAAGAAAGTTCCTGATCCATGAAAGCATATTGCTGCTAACTCCCAGGGATTGTAATTTCTGAATGCATTTGAGTCGCCAAACAGAATCAAAAGCTGCCTCAAAATCTACGAACAGAGCATCTCTGATCCAAGGAATCCTTAATAGACTGACCCAAAAACAACTTGCTGGTTTGTAGACTGATGTTTTCTAAATCCTGCTTGAGTTGGAGACGGAAGACCATTTGATTCAAGGTACCAGTTTAAGCGAGCCGTGATCATTCTTTCCATGACCTTCGATAAAATATTGGTCAGGGAAATAGGACGGTAGCTTGTTAAATCATCCGAaggcatattttttttatgaatagggACGATAATAGCCTTTTTCCAAGCGGCAGGGACCCCCGAATTCCAGCTGTAATTGAAAAGTTCCAACAGCACCTTAAGTGCATTTTTTCCAAGATGCTTCAAAAATTCAGGATGGAAGCCATCTGGTCCGGGAGACTTACCACACTTTATGCGCCGAATAGCCTCTTTAAGTTCTGAAATGGCAAAGTTAAGATGAAAAACCTCATGTCCAGGCGGATGAGACGAGGCAAAGACCCGGCGGATCTCTTTTCTAAGAATTTTCTGCTGGGCTTTGAGATTTCTCTTTAAGCGTTGTCTTGTAgaataaaaggaattaaaaagcaTTGGCAATATCTCTGTCATTTGTTAAAATACCTCTACCAACTCTCATTGGTTCTCCAGGCGGTGCCGTTGATTTATTCAGCAACCTATTCACATATATACCTGAGCCGAGATGGcataaccggtaaggccccgggcctgtatccggaaggtcgcgggttcgataccggctgattgcttTGGCTGTTTAAACAATTTATTAGTCCGCTCACTAACaaggaaatttataaaaaaaattcattttttagggatggcctgcatctgagctagggatggcctgcatctgagctctacaggggtcaaaatggttagtggattaattttaagggcttcggagtcaaaaaactaagttggaatggggggcatggttcaagcatcaggtatcgagagaatgaaatttttttgggtattgctaggaatggaaataaagtgacgaacaagagtagtaatgttaacaattgtaatttaggaaatttcagggtgttaaataaaagcaacttaggcatgctaaagttttctataccaatgctcgcagtattaggaacaagatggatgaattggaaagcatagttatggatgaaaagttggatgttattggaattacagagacatgggctaccgaatctgatgcagagttattacatattgctgggtataatttgttcagacaggatagagtacgtaaaagaggtggtggggttttattttatgttagagacaattttatttgcaatgaattggtcataaatgataagcctactgatattgatatggtttggctggagttgatgagcagtaagggcaaaaagctacgctttggaaacatttacaggccacctaattcaaaccagggacaagatgaacagatgtaccgtattattagtggcatgtccagtaagggatccgttatcataatgggggatttcaattttccgggtattgattggaataatttttatcctggtaatggcaaagaagaggaatttttaaaagtaattggtgactgtttcttagatcaagttgtaactcagggaactcgagaggaggctattttggatctagttttttgtgacataggtagttttgttcaggggttgagtgtaggggagcatattggagatagtgatcataacagcattaggttccgggttaaatttgaagtgtgcaaagatgataattttaggtttgtgcccaatttcagaaataccaattttgttgcacttaggcagagtttgaaagaggttttttcgtcagggttggaaaataacgacgtagatcagcagtggacggaatttaaggataaacttgctaaaaccgttggggactatgttccatttaggagaaaaggtgttagtaccataatttggcccatgtggttctccagggagactaaagaagctcttaattataagcaagccacttttcgtaagtttaaagaaactggtcagagtgcggagaggctccagtatggtaaggcaaggcgaaattttaagtatttggtacggattcagaaaagagaattggagcaaaggctggcagatgacattgatgggaaccctaagaggttttttgcttacgctaattctgggaaagctcgaaacagtcaaattgggcctttggttgatgagtatggaaatttaatccaaaacgatagggatattgcaaatgttctaaataactttttttccagtgtgtttaacgataactgtatctcaacagttgacactaacaagacacaagctattatacagcttgaggattttgtattttccagggaggaggttttatttcatttgaaaaagattaaagcaactaaagctccgggaccagataatatctatccaaaaattctagttgaatgtgcagaggaattagtggatgttattttgaatattttcaatgtctcttataactcggggacggtgccagaggactggaagctggctaacataacgccactcttcaagaaggggtctaaaggtattgctgggaattatagacctgtaagtttgacttcggtgatatgtaagattttcgaaactttgatcaaaattaagatcatgatgttcttagagactaatagtctgttgactagtttgcagtatggtttcaggaaaggtaaatcctgtactactaatttattacatttctacgacaaggttacctcagctttagataacaaaaaatgtgtggatgttgtttatattgattttcaaaaagcttttgacaaggtaccgcatgttgctcttctcagcaagttagctgacattgtaataggaggaaaaactttactttgggttagaaattggcttattggtaggaagcaaagagtagttgtgagaggaaatcattctaattggagtgatgttttaagtggggttcctcagggatcagttttagggcctcttttgtttattatatttatgaatgacatcaatgaaaatatttctggaagcatgaattgttttgctgacgatgtaaaagttatggggattgtcgaaaatgaagaacaagtaaaacagctacaagaggatttagatcatattactaagtgggcagataaatggggtatggcagttaatgtagggaaatgtcaagtgctacacttaggtcatggaaataagcgtatgagatatcgtttacagggttcagtcataaatcaggcagaaaatgttatgaatctgggtgtctttataaatcaggacttcaagtttagtcaacagtgcagtattgctagtaacaaagccaacaaaatgcttgggttcatcaatagatctatttcaaacaaatctaagaaagttcttctgcctttatataggagtttagtaagacctcatttggagtatgctgttcagttttggtcgctttatctgaagaaagatatttttgtattgggaagggttcaaagaagggtaactaaattagtaaagggactctcagatttagattatgataacagacttaataggcttaacatgtatagcctggagcaaaggagagtcagaggggacatgattcagttatttaaatttatcaaaatgaaagatgtaaatggattaaatttttgcggggaaagcaggacaaggggtcattgttttaagctatttaaatctcaggctaacttggaaatcaggaaaaactactactttagcagggtcgtgggcacttggaatagcttaccggaagaggcggtaatgagcaagggagtggatagctttaagagggccattgatcttcattggggactaataaattgactaggaccagcctagctgggcccagagcctgttgctggtcgtcacatttgtattgtattgtataaTTGAAAACCTTTTTTCCATCCTTTCGgtaatcaatttttgaaatgaaatcactAAAGCAGTCTCTTTTCGCTGAGAGAATTTCTTTGCGAAGTATAGCAACGCTTTTTCTCCAGGATTGGACTTCTTCTGGTTTTTTGGAAAGCTCAGCCGTAATACGAGCATTAGTGCATATTTCTTTAAGGGTAGCAAGTTTTTCGTTCCAGAATGGTTTATATTTGAATtgcacaagaatatggttttccATTAGTGTGCGTcttcaaatgtcttttcaaagaTGAAGAATCGGAAAATGTCTTATTACAATGATCACAagcatatggtttttcatttgtgtgtatcctcaaatgtaatttcaaagatgaaaaattagaaaatgtctttttgcaaaactcacaagaatatggtttttcattcgtgtgcatcctcaaatgtgatttcaaaATGTGActatgagaaaatgtttttttacaatactcacaacaATATGGCTTTTCATTTGTATGTACCCTCAAATGTGATTTCAGATTTGATCTTTGATAAAACGTCTTTCTACAAAGATCACAAGAATACGgtctttcattagtgtgtatcctcaaatgttttttgaaatttgagcTATCGGAAAACGCTTTTTTACAATGATCACAAGAATACGgtctttcattagtgtgtatcctcaaatgtgttttaaaacctGAGCGCTGAGAAAATGTCTTTCtgcaatactcacaagaatatggtctCTCCATAGTGTGTATCCTGAAATGTGTTTTCAAACGTGTACAATCAggaaatgtctttttacagtactcacaagaatatggtttttcattagtgtggatccttaaatgtcttttaaaacttggcttatgagaaaatatcttttcacaatactcacaagaatatggtttttcattagtgtgtatcctcaaatgtgatttcaaaGATGAAGAATCGGAAAATGTCTTTTtgcaaaactcacaagaatatggtttttcattattgtgtatcctcaaatgtgctTCCAACCTTGACTTCTGAGAAAATTTTCTTCCACAaagatcacaagaatatggtttctcattagtgtgtatcctcaaatgctttttcaaccTTGAGTTCAGAGAAAATGTCTTTCCACAaagatcacaagaatatggtcttTCATTAGAGTGTATCCAAGAATGTGCTTTTAAACTTGAGTTCTGAGAAAATGTCTTTCCACAttgatcacaagaatatggttttttgtTAGTGTGTATCgacaaatgtgttttcaaattcgAACTCtgcgaaaatgtctttttacaaagatcacaagaatacggtctttcattagtgtgtatcctcaaatgtgttttaaaacctGAGCGCTGAGAAAATGTCTTTCtgcaatactcacaagaatatggtctCTCCATAGTGTGTATCCTGAAATGTGTTTTCAAACGTGTACAATCAggaaatgtctttttacagtactcacaagaatatgggtTTTCATTAGTGTGCATCcttaaatgtcttttaaaacttggcttatgagaaaatatcttttcacaatactcacaagaatatggtttttcattagtgtgtatcctcaaatgtgatttcaaagatgaaaaatcagaaaatgcctttttgcagaactcacaagaatatggtttttcattattgtgtatcctcaaatgtgcaTCCAACCTTGACTTCTGAGAAAATTTTCTTCCACAaagatcacaagaatatggtttttcattagtgtgtatcctcagaTGCTTTTTCAACCTTGAGTTCAGAGAAAATGTCTTTCCACAaagatcacaagaatatggtctttcattagtgtgtatccaagaatgtaattttaaacttgagttctgagaaaatgtctttccacattgatcacaagaatatggtatTTTGTTAGTGTGTATCgacaaatgtgttttcaaattcgAACTCTGCGAAAATGTCTTTCTACAatgatcacaagaatatggtttttcattagtgtgtatcctcaaatgtgttttaaagcCTGAGCGatcagaaaatgtctttccacaatgatcacaagaatatggtttttggTTAGTGTGCATTCTCAAATGTACTTTTACTACGGAGCTTCGCGAAATGTTTTCTACTAAGCTTACAAGAATATGCTTTTTCTTTAGACGTACCCTGAGATGACTTTTCAGTTCAGAGGAgtgactaaacttttttttttttgcaataatcatACAATTATGATTTCTGTTTGATCACACATTAATTTTTAGGCTTCAGTGTGGAGCAAATGACAAGTTACAGTAGTCAAACGTAAAAAAATTGTGATCAATGATGCTGTTTTTCACTTCAAATCCAATCATTCGAGACGTCCAGAGCAATCAGAAGAAATTAGGATCCCTGAAAGAAACATAAGAAGTGAAGCCACTGTTGAAGATAAAATGTCAAATGATTATTCAAAAGAATTGGAAATACCACAGTGTCATAAACATGGTTGCCAAGTTATTGGCAGTTCGTGGTTCTACTCGGTTTTAGCAATGGTTTTTACCGCCATGTCAAAACTCCTTTCTGACAtggtttttaacataatttttaaaaaaaacctctaaatTTTGGTGACTCCTAGCCTCATAAATTTTGATATCATTGACTAAGAAAACTTTTTGGCTGTATTCGATAATCAAAATGATGCACAATAAAAAATGCTAAacataatttaattcaaaaagctGACCgtatcaacagtcggggcccatttctTTCTAAGTCACggaatcccgtaaaatttgaatgggcccgactgttgatccttctattctgcttttgaatttatgatttgtcttatttgtgtacgataataaaactatttcaacggtgtagttattcagtagtacttaatagcataATAAACTACTGGTCTtatacattattcttttttagttttttttggtttttacgcagtcggtgttttgtttttatttaataattttttattttacactttttagttaattttcattgacttagttactatgattataagacggtacattttgtAATCTTGTCATATCATTGTTTGTATCGAGAGGTTTATTAAGtgacttgcggtggtctaaactactgataattagtccctcgaGGGACCTAActtggcttaaagctacatgtgcttgaccttcggcaaaaatgcgcgaacttaagtcaaccacaacacagctatataaacaCCGTGTATAACTCAtaatgacgcgaaatcggaaactttgtccatcaaatctttctcgcaaaactaaaaaaatctgtcaagaaagtacacgtcacgaaattcagtcccttgaatcaaggcaaaaacacatgcaacatgttagagatgaaaatcgaattagtagacttttttATTGTTGGTTTATATTACacggtttattttgatgaggactacaatctgagtgtcttgccttcgttacgcataatatattttttattacagtacagaatacatataaagaacacatgaaagaatttacatcagaaagagtaCATTCAGAGCGCGGTTGTCTTGAttcaccgcctcaagtgggagaagcaatcgcttagtcCACTCGGTCATTGAGACCCCtgttagtagacttagtaaacagaaaaattcaggcagcgaaaagtacttgcatttgtcgcacgcaagtagcgtgc is part of the Uloborus diversus isolate 005 unplaced genomic scaffold, Udiv.v.3.1 scaffold_12, whole genome shotgun sequence genome and encodes:
- the LOC129232443 gene encoding zinc finger protein 239-like, with the protein product MRSTLKTGLLKGSADGYKDWLKKHLRIHTNEKPYSCDLCGRKFSQKSRLDAHLRIHKIHTMERPYSCEYCRKTFSQRSGFKTHLRIHTNERPYSCDHCKKAFSDSSNFKKHLRIHTNERPYSCDLCRKTFYQRSNLKSHLRVHTNEKPYCCEYCKKTFSHSHILKSHLRMHTNEKPYSCEFCKKTFSNFSSLKLHLRIHTNEKPYACDHCNKTFSDSSSLKRHLKTHTNGKPYSCAIQI